In the Juglans microcarpa x Juglans regia isolate MS1-56 chromosome 6D, Jm3101_v1.0, whole genome shotgun sequence genome, one interval contains:
- the LOC121268858 gene encoding cytochrome P450 71A1-like, with protein MALPLWLMQSGQELQKIPVNPGLLSLLFIFSLLHVFRRIFRSGKTNLPPSPPKLPLIGNLHQLGTLPHRSFQALSKKYGPVMLLHLGHAPTLVVSSPDMAKEIMKTHDIVFSNRPRTTAANILFYGCTDIGYAPYGEYWRQAKKICVVELLSPKKVQSFQYVREEEVALLTNMLRESCLKQTSVNLREMFVATSISIIFRCALGQKFEGGDSKSKFGQLSRRLSVLQTAFCVGDFFPSLGWIDVLTGLIPNLKSTFKEVDDFLDLLVEEHQTITRDNYEKSNKKDFVDILHQLREDGRLEFELTLDNLKAIVLDMLIGGSDSTSTILEWLMAELIKNPSIMKRAQEEVRRVVGNKLKIDENDINQMDYLKCIIKETFRLHAPLPFLVPRETSGSVKLGNYDIPEKTKVFVNTWAIQRDPTAWERPEEFLPERFIDNAIDFKGQDFEFLPFGGGRRGCPGLTFGVAAIEYVIANILCWFDWRLSGANLSGKELDMGEVFGLLLSKKVPLHLVPTLHDSPPSVH; from the exons ATGGCTCTGCCATTATGGTTGATGCAATCGGGGCAAGAGCTACAAAAAATACCCGTCAATCCCGGCCTCCTAtctcttcttttcatcttttcactTCTTCATGTTTTTAGACGAATATTTAGAAGTGGCAAAACCAATTTACCACCATCGCCACCAAAGCTTCCACTCATAGGCAACCTTCATCAGCTTGGCACACTCCCACATCGCTCTTTTCAAGCCCTTTCCAAGAAATATGGCCCTGTAATGCTCTTGCACTTGGGTCATGCTCCAACCCTTGTGGTTTCATCTCCAGATATGGCAAAAGAAATCATGAAGACACATGATATCGTTTTCTCAAATCGGCCAAGAACCACAGCAGCTAACATCTTATTTTACGGTTGTACAGACATAGGTTATGCGCCCTACGGTGAGTATTGGAGACAAGCTAAGAAAATTTGTGTCGTCGAACTTTTGAGTCCGAAAAAAGTGCAATCGTTCCAATATGTAAGGGAAGAAGAAGTTGCTCTATTAACAAATATGTTACGTGAGTCGTGCCTCAAACAGACTTCTGTTAATCTAAGGGAGATGTTCGTTGCAACCTCAATCAGCATAATCTTTAGATGTGCTCTTGGACAGAAATTCGAAGGAGGAGATAGTAAGAGCAAGTTTGGACAGCTATCAAGAAGGCTATCGGTGCTACAGACAGCATTTTGTGTGGGcgatttttttccttctttgggATGGATTGATGTTCTTACCGGATTGATCCCAAATTTGAAATCCACTTTTAAAGAAGTAGATGATTTTTTAGATCTACTCGTTGAAGAACACCAGACAATCACACGTGATAACTATGAAAAATCGAATAAGAAAGATTTTGTGGATATTCTTCACCAACTTCGGGAGGATGGTAGGCTTGAATTTGAACTCACTCTCGACAACCTCAAAGCAATAGtattg GACATGCTTATTGGAGGAAGTGATTCGACTTCAACAATTTTGGAATGGTTAATGGCGGAGCTCATAAAAAATCCTAGCATCATGAAGAGAGCACAAGAAGAGGTGAGAAGAGTTGTGGGTAACAAGCTGAAGATAGATGAGAATGACATCAACCAAATGGATTACTTGAAATGCATCATAAAGGAGACTTTCAGATTGCATGCACCCCTTCCTTTTCTAGTACCTCGCGAAACATCAGGAAGTGTGAAACTTGGCAATTATGATATTccagaaaaaacaaaagtattTGTTAATACATGGGCAATACAAAGGGACCCAACTGCATGGGAGAGGCCAGAAGAATTTCTCCCTGAGAGATTCATTGATAACGCAATTGATTTCAAAGGCCAAGACTTTGAATTTCTCCCATTTGGAGGTGGGAGAAGGGGATGTCCTGGACTGACATTTGGTGTTGCTGCAATTGAATATGTGATTGCCAACATATTATGCTGGTTTGACTGGAGGCTGTCAGGAGCCAATTTATCAGGGAAGGAGTTGGACATGGGAGAGGTTTTCGGCCTCCTTTTGTCTAAGAAAGTTCCTCTTCATCTAGTACCAACACTACATGACTCTCCTCCATCCGTCCATTAA